A region of Homo sapiens chromosome X, GRCh38.p14 Primary Assembly DNA encodes the following proteins:
- the LAS1L gene encoding ribosomal biogenesis protein LAS1L isoform 1 (isoform 1 is encoded by transcript variant 1) yields the protein MSWESGAGPGLGSQGMDLVWSAWYGKCVKGKGSLPLSAHGIVVAWLSRAEWDQVTVYLFCDDHKLQRYALNRITVWRSRSGNELPLAVASTADLIRCKLLDVTGGLGTDELRLLYGMALVRFVNLISERKTKFAKVPLKCLAQEVNIPDWIVDLRHELTHKKMPHINDCRRGCYFVLDWLQKTYWCRQLENSLRETWELEEFREGIEEEDQEEDKNIVVDDITEQKPEPQDDGKSTESDVKADGDSKGSEEVDSHCKKALSHKELYERARELLVSYEEEQFTVLEKFRYLPKAIKAWNNPSPRVECVLAELKGVTCENREAVLDAFLDDGFLVPTFEQLAALQIEYEDGQTEVQRGEGTDPKSHKNVDLNDVLVPKPFSQFWQPLLRGLHSQNFTQALLERMLSELPALGISGIRPTYILRWTVELIVANTKTGRNARRFSAGQWEARRGWRLFNCSASLDWPRMVESCLGSPCWASPQLLRIIFKAMGQGLPDEEQEKLLRICSIYTQSGENSLVQEGSEASPIGKSPYTLDSLYWSVKPASSSFGSEAKAQQQEEQGSVNDVKEEEKEEKEVLPDQVEEEEENDDQEEEEEDEDDEDDEEEDRMEVGPFSTGQESPTAENARLLAQKRGALQGSAWQVSSEDVRWDTFPLGRMPGQTEDPAELMLENYDTMYLLDQPVLEQRLEPSTCKTDTLGLSCGVGSGNCSNSSSSNFEGLLWSQGQLHGLKTGLQLF from the exons ATGTCGTGGGAATCCGGGGCCGGGCCAGGTCTAGGTTCCCAGGGGATGGATCTCGTGTGGAGTGCGTGGTACGGAAAGTGCGTTAAAGGGAAAGGGTCGTTGCCACTCTCGGCCCACGGCATCGTGGTCGCCTGGCTCAGCAGGGCCGAGTGGGACCAGGTGACGGTTTATCTGTTCTGTGACGACCATAAGTTGCAGCGGTACGCGCTTAACCGCATCACGGTGTGGAGGAGCAG GTCAGGCAACGAACTCCCTCTGGCAGTGGCTTCTACTGCTGACCTGATACGCTGTAAGCTCTTGGATGTAACTGGTGGCTTGGGCACTGATGAACTTAGACTGCTCTATGGCATGGCATTGGTCAG GTTTGTGAATCTTATCTCAGAGAGGAAGACAAAGTTTGCCAAGGTCCCCCTCAAGTGTCTGGCTCAAGAG GTAAATATTCCGGATTGGATTGTTGACCTTCGCCATGAGTTGACCCACAAGAAAATGCCCCATATAAATGACTGCCGCAGAG GCTGCTACTTTGTCCTGGATTGGCTCCAGAAGACCTATTGGTGCCGCCAACTGGAGAACAGCCTGAGAGAGACCTGGGAGTTGGAGGAGTTCAGGGAAGGGATAGAGGAAGAGGATCAAGAGGAAGATAAGAACATTGTTGTTGATGACATCACAGAACAGAAACCAGAGCCTCAGGATGATGGGAAAAGTACGGAGTCAGATGTAAAGGCCGATGGAGACAGCAAAGGCAGCGAAGAGGTGGATTCTCATTGCAAAAAGGCCCTGAGTCATAAAGAGCTATATG AAAGAGCCCGAGAACTGCTGGTATCATACGAAGAGGAGCAGTTTACG GTGCTGGAGAAATTTAGGTATTTACCTAAGGCCATTAAGGCGTGGAATAACCCGTCCCCACGTGTAGAATGTGTCCTGGCAGAGCTCAAGGGCGTTACATGCGAGAACAG GGAGGCTGTGCTGGATGCTTTTCTGGATGATGGCTTCCTTGTCCCCACATTTGAACAGTTGGCAGCTTTGCAGATAGAATATGAAG ATGGTCagactgaggtccagagaggggaaggtactgacccaaagtcacaca AAAACGTGGACTTGAATGACGTCCTGGTGCCAAAGCCGTTCTCTCAGTTCTGGCAGCCCCTGCTCAGGGGCCTGCACTCCCAGAACTTCACGCAGGCCCTATTGGAGAGGATGCTCTCTGAACTGCCAGCCTTGGGGATCAGCGGGATCCGGCCTACCTACATCCTCAGATGGACCGTTGAACTGATCGTGGCCAACACCAAGACTG gaCGGAATGCTCGCCGATTTTCTGCAGGCCAGTGGGAAGCAAGAAGGGGCTGGAGGCTGTTCAACTGCTCCGCCTCCCTTGACTGGCCCCGGATGGTTGAGTCCTGCTTGGGCTCACCTTGCTGGGCCAGCCCCCAACTCCTTCGGAT CATCTTCAAAGCCATGGGGCAGGGCCTGCCAGACGAGGAGCAGGAGAAGCTGCTGCGCATCTGTTCCATTTATACCCAGAGTGGAGAAAACAGCCTGGTGCAGGAGGGCTCTGAGGCCTCCCCCATTGGGAAGTCTCCATATACACTAGACAGCCTGTATTGGAGCGTCAAGCCAGCCAGCTCCAGCTTCGGGTCTGAAGCAAAGGCCCAGCAACAGGAGGAGCAGGGCAGTGTTAATGATGtcaaggaagaggagaaggaggagaaagaggtcTTGCCAGACCaggtagaggaggaggaagaaaatgatgaccaagaggaggaagaggaggatgaagatgatgaagatgatgaagaggaagacagaatggaggtggggcctttctCTACAGGGCAAGAGTCCCCCACTGCCGAGAATGCTAGGCTTCTGGCCCAGAAAAGAGGAGCTTTGCAGGGCTCTGCATGGCAGGTTAGCTCAG AAGACGTGCGATGGGACACATTTCCCCTAGGCCGAATGCCAGGTCAGACCGAGGACCCAGCAGAGCTCATGCTGGAGAATTATGACACCATGTATCTTTTGGACCAGCCTGTGCTAGAGCAGCGGCTGGAACCCTCAACATGCAAGACTGA CACCTTGGGCCTGAGCTGTGGTGTCGGCAGTGGCAActgcagcaacagcagcagcagcaacttcGAGGGCCTTCTCTGGAGCCAGGGGCAGCTGCATGGGCTCAAAACTGGCCTGCAGCTCTTCTGA
- the LAS1L gene encoding ribosomal biogenesis protein LAS1L isoform X1: MSWESGAGPGLGSQGMDLVWSAWYGKCVKGKGSLPLSAHGIVVAWLSRAEWDQVTVYLFCDDHKLQRYALNRITVWRSRFVNLISERKTKFAKVPLKCLAQEVNIPDWIVDLRHELTHKKMPHINDCRRGCYFVLDWLQKTYWCRQLENSLRETWELEEFREGIEEEDQEEDKNIVVDDITEQKPEPQDDGKSTESDVKADGDSKGSEEVDSHCKKALSHKELYERARELLVSYEEEQFTVLEKFRYLPKAIKAWNNPSPRVECVLAELKGVTCENREAVLDAFLDDGFLVPTFEQLAALQIEYEDGQTEVQRGEGTDPKSHKNVDLNDVLVPKPFSQFWQPLLRGLHSQNFTQALLERMLSELPALGISGIRPTYILRWTVELIVANTKTGRNARRFSAGQWEARRGWRLFNCSASLDWPRMVESCLGSPCWASPQLLRIIFKAMGQGLPDEEQEKLLRICSIYTQSGENSLVQEGSEASPIGKSPYTLDSLYWSVKPASSSFGSEAKAQQQEEQGSVNDVKEEEKEEKEVLPDQVEEEEENDDQEEEEEDEDDEDDEEEDRMEVGPFSTGQESPTAENARLLAQKRGALQGSAWQVSSEDVRWDTFPLGRMPGQTEDPAELMLENYDTMYLLDQPVLEQRLEPSTCKTDTLGLSCGVGSGNCSNSSSSNFEGLLWSQGQLHGLKTGLQLF, encoded by the exons ATGTCGTGGGAATCCGGGGCCGGGCCAGGTCTAGGTTCCCAGGGGATGGATCTCGTGTGGAGTGCGTGGTACGGAAAGTGCGTTAAAGGGAAAGGGTCGTTGCCACTCTCGGCCCACGGCATCGTGGTCGCCTGGCTCAGCAGGGCCGAGTGGGACCAGGTGACGGTTTATCTGTTCTGTGACGACCATAAGTTGCAGCGGTACGCGCTTAACCGCATCACGGTGTGGAGGAGCAG GTTTGTGAATCTTATCTCAGAGAGGAAGACAAAGTTTGCCAAGGTCCCCCTCAAGTGTCTGGCTCAAGAG GTAAATATTCCGGATTGGATTGTTGACCTTCGCCATGAGTTGACCCACAAGAAAATGCCCCATATAAATGACTGCCGCAGAG GCTGCTACTTTGTCCTGGATTGGCTCCAGAAGACCTATTGGTGCCGCCAACTGGAGAACAGCCTGAGAGAGACCTGGGAGTTGGAGGAGTTCAGGGAAGGGATAGAGGAAGAGGATCAAGAGGAAGATAAGAACATTGTTGTTGATGACATCACAGAACAGAAACCAGAGCCTCAGGATGATGGGAAAAGTACGGAGTCAGATGTAAAGGCCGATGGAGACAGCAAAGGCAGCGAAGAGGTGGATTCTCATTGCAAAAAGGCCCTGAGTCATAAAGAGCTATATG AAAGAGCCCGAGAACTGCTGGTATCATACGAAGAGGAGCAGTTTACG GTGCTGGAGAAATTTAGGTATTTACCTAAGGCCATTAAGGCGTGGAATAACCCGTCCCCACGTGTAGAATGTGTCCTGGCAGAGCTCAAGGGCGTTACATGCGAGAACAG GGAGGCTGTGCTGGATGCTTTTCTGGATGATGGCTTCCTTGTCCCCACATTTGAACAGTTGGCAGCTTTGCAGATAGAATATGAAG ATGGTCagactgaggtccagagaggggaaggtactgacccaaagtcacaca AAAACGTGGACTTGAATGACGTCCTGGTGCCAAAGCCGTTCTCTCAGTTCTGGCAGCCCCTGCTCAGGGGCCTGCACTCCCAGAACTTCACGCAGGCCCTATTGGAGAGGATGCTCTCTGAACTGCCAGCCTTGGGGATCAGCGGGATCCGGCCTACCTACATCCTCAGATGGACCGTTGAACTGATCGTGGCCAACACCAAGACTG gaCGGAATGCTCGCCGATTTTCTGCAGGCCAGTGGGAAGCAAGAAGGGGCTGGAGGCTGTTCAACTGCTCCGCCTCCCTTGACTGGCCCCGGATGGTTGAGTCCTGCTTGGGCTCACCTTGCTGGGCCAGCCCCCAACTCCTTCGGAT CATCTTCAAAGCCATGGGGCAGGGCCTGCCAGACGAGGAGCAGGAGAAGCTGCTGCGCATCTGTTCCATTTATACCCAGAGTGGAGAAAACAGCCTGGTGCAGGAGGGCTCTGAGGCCTCCCCCATTGGGAAGTCTCCATATACACTAGACAGCCTGTATTGGAGCGTCAAGCCAGCCAGCTCCAGCTTCGGGTCTGAAGCAAAGGCCCAGCAACAGGAGGAGCAGGGCAGTGTTAATGATGtcaaggaagaggagaaggaggagaaagaggtcTTGCCAGACCaggtagaggaggaggaagaaaatgatgaccaagaggaggaagaggaggatgaagatgatgaagatgatgaagaggaagacagaatggaggtggggcctttctCTACAGGGCAAGAGTCCCCCACTGCCGAGAATGCTAGGCTTCTGGCCCAGAAAAGAGGAGCTTTGCAGGGCTCTGCATGGCAGGTTAGCTCAG AAGACGTGCGATGGGACACATTTCCCCTAGGCCGAATGCCAGGTCAGACCGAGGACCCAGCAGAGCTCATGCTGGAGAATTATGACACCATGTATCTTTTGGACCAGCCTGTGCTAGAGCAGCGGCTGGAACCCTCAACATGCAAGACTGA CACCTTGGGCCTGAGCTGTGGTGTCGGCAGTGGCAActgcagcaacagcagcagcagcaacttcGAGGGCCTTCTCTGGAGCCAGGGGCAGCTGCATGGGCTCAAAACTGGCCTGCAGCTCTTCTGA
- the LAS1L gene encoding ribosomal biogenesis protein LAS1L isoform 3 (isoform 3 is encoded by transcript variant 3) — translation MSWESGAGPGLGSQGMDLVWSAWYGKCVKGKGSLPLSAHGIVVAWLSRAEWDQVTVYLFCDDHKLQRYALNRITVWRSRFVNLISERKTKFAKVPLKCLAQEVNIPDWIVDLRHELTHKKMPHINDCRRGCYFVLDWLQKTYWCRQLENSLRETWELEEFREGIEEEDQEEDKNIVVDDITEQKPEPQDDGKSTESDVKADGDSKGSEEVDSHCKKALSHKELYERARELLVSYEEEQFTVLEKFRYLPKAIKAWNNPSPRVECVLAELKGVTCENREAVLDAFLDDGFLVPTFEQLAALQIEYEENVDLNDVLVPKPFSQFWQPLLRGLHSQNFTQALLERMLSELPALGISGIRPTYILRWTVELIVANTKTGRNARRFSAGQWEARRGWRLFNCSASLDWPRMVESCLGSPCWASPQLLRIIFKAMGQGLPDEEQEKLLRICSIYTQSGENSLVQEGSEASPIGKSPYTLDSLYWSVKPASSSFGSEAKAQQQEEQGSVNDVKEEEKEEKEVLPDQVEEEEENDDQEEEEEDEDDEDDEEEDRMEVGPFSTGQESPTAENARLLAQKRGALQGSAWQVSSEDVRWDTFPLGRMPGQTEDPAELMLENYDTMYLLDQPVLEQRLEPSTCKTDTLGLSCGVGSGNCSNSSSSNFEGLLWSQGQLHGLKTGLQLF, via the exons ATGTCGTGGGAATCCGGGGCCGGGCCAGGTCTAGGTTCCCAGGGGATGGATCTCGTGTGGAGTGCGTGGTACGGAAAGTGCGTTAAAGGGAAAGGGTCGTTGCCACTCTCGGCCCACGGCATCGTGGTCGCCTGGCTCAGCAGGGCCGAGTGGGACCAGGTGACGGTTTATCTGTTCTGTGACGACCATAAGTTGCAGCGGTACGCGCTTAACCGCATCACGGTGTGGAGGAGCAG GTTTGTGAATCTTATCTCAGAGAGGAAGACAAAGTTTGCCAAGGTCCCCCTCAAGTGTCTGGCTCAAGAG GTAAATATTCCGGATTGGATTGTTGACCTTCGCCATGAGTTGACCCACAAGAAAATGCCCCATATAAATGACTGCCGCAGAG GCTGCTACTTTGTCCTGGATTGGCTCCAGAAGACCTATTGGTGCCGCCAACTGGAGAACAGCCTGAGAGAGACCTGGGAGTTGGAGGAGTTCAGGGAAGGGATAGAGGAAGAGGATCAAGAGGAAGATAAGAACATTGTTGTTGATGACATCACAGAACAGAAACCAGAGCCTCAGGATGATGGGAAAAGTACGGAGTCAGATGTAAAGGCCGATGGAGACAGCAAAGGCAGCGAAGAGGTGGATTCTCATTGCAAAAAGGCCCTGAGTCATAAAGAGCTATATG AAAGAGCCCGAGAACTGCTGGTATCATACGAAGAGGAGCAGTTTACG GTGCTGGAGAAATTTAGGTATTTACCTAAGGCCATTAAGGCGTGGAATAACCCGTCCCCACGTGTAGAATGTGTCCTGGCAGAGCTCAAGGGCGTTACATGCGAGAACAG GGAGGCTGTGCTGGATGCTTTTCTGGATGATGGCTTCCTTGTCCCCACATTTGAACAGTTGGCAGCTTTGCAGATAGAATATGAAG AAAACGTGGACTTGAATGACGTCCTGGTGCCAAAGCCGTTCTCTCAGTTCTGGCAGCCCCTGCTCAGGGGCCTGCACTCCCAGAACTTCACGCAGGCCCTATTGGAGAGGATGCTCTCTGAACTGCCAGCCTTGGGGATCAGCGGGATCCGGCCTACCTACATCCTCAGATGGACCGTTGAACTGATCGTGGCCAACACCAAGACTG gaCGGAATGCTCGCCGATTTTCTGCAGGCCAGTGGGAAGCAAGAAGGGGCTGGAGGCTGTTCAACTGCTCCGCCTCCCTTGACTGGCCCCGGATGGTTGAGTCCTGCTTGGGCTCACCTTGCTGGGCCAGCCCCCAACTCCTTCGGAT CATCTTCAAAGCCATGGGGCAGGGCCTGCCAGACGAGGAGCAGGAGAAGCTGCTGCGCATCTGTTCCATTTATACCCAGAGTGGAGAAAACAGCCTGGTGCAGGAGGGCTCTGAGGCCTCCCCCATTGGGAAGTCTCCATATACACTAGACAGCCTGTATTGGAGCGTCAAGCCAGCCAGCTCCAGCTTCGGGTCTGAAGCAAAGGCCCAGCAACAGGAGGAGCAGGGCAGTGTTAATGATGtcaaggaagaggagaaggaggagaaagaggtcTTGCCAGACCaggtagaggaggaggaagaaaatgatgaccaagaggaggaagaggaggatgaagatgatgaagatgatgaagaggaagacagaatggaggtggggcctttctCTACAGGGCAAGAGTCCCCCACTGCCGAGAATGCTAGGCTTCTGGCCCAGAAAAGAGGAGCTTTGCAGGGCTCTGCATGGCAGGTTAGCTCAG AAGACGTGCGATGGGACACATTTCCCCTAGGCCGAATGCCAGGTCAGACCGAGGACCCAGCAGAGCTCATGCTGGAGAATTATGACACCATGTATCTTTTGGACCAGCCTGTGCTAGAGCAGCGGCTGGAACCCTCAACATGCAAGACTGA CACCTTGGGCCTGAGCTGTGGTGTCGGCAGTGGCAActgcagcaacagcagcagcagcaacttcGAGGGCCTTCTCTGGAGCCAGGGGCAGCTGCATGGGCTCAAAACTGGCCTGCAGCTCTTCTGA
- the LAS1L gene encoding ribosomal biogenesis protein LAS1L isoform 4 (isoform 4 is encoded by transcript variant 4), which yields MSWESGAGPGLGSQGMDLVWSAWYGKCVKGKGSLPLSAHGIVVAWLSRAEWDQVTVYLFCDDHKLQRYALNRITVWRSRSGNELPLAVASTADLIRCKLLDVTGGLGTDELRLLYGMALVRFVNLISERKTKFAKVPLKCLAQEVNIPDWIVDLRHELTHKKMPHINDCRRGCYFVLDWLQKTYWCRQLENSLRETWELEEFREGIEEEDQEEDKNIVVDDITEQKPEPQDDGKSTESDVKADGDSKGSEEVDSHCKKALSHKELYERARELLVSYEEEQFTVLEKFRYLPKAIKAWNNPSPRVECVLAELKGVTCENREAVLDAFLDDGFLVPTFEQLAALQIEYEDGQTEVQRGEGTDPKSHKNVDLNDVLVPKPFSQFWQPLLRGLHSQNFTQALLERMLSELPALGISGIRPTYILRWTVELIVANTKTGRNARRFSAGQWEARRGWRLFNCSASLDWPRMVESCLGSPCWASPQLLRIIFKAMGQGLPDEEQEKLLRICSIYTQSGENSLVQEGSEASPIGKSPYTLDSLYWSVKPASSSFGSEAKAQQQEEQGSVNDVKEEEKEEKEVLPDQVEEEEENDDQEEEEEDEDDEDDEEEDRMEVGPFSTGQESPTAENARLLAQKRGALQGSAWQVSSDVRWDTFPLGRMPGQTEDPAELMLENYDTMYLLDQPVLEQRLEPSTCKTDTLGLSCGVGSGNCSNSSSSNFEGLLWSQGQLHGLKTGLQLF from the exons ATGTCGTGGGAATCCGGGGCCGGGCCAGGTCTAGGTTCCCAGGGGATGGATCTCGTGTGGAGTGCGTGGTACGGAAAGTGCGTTAAAGGGAAAGGGTCGTTGCCACTCTCGGCCCACGGCATCGTGGTCGCCTGGCTCAGCAGGGCCGAGTGGGACCAGGTGACGGTTTATCTGTTCTGTGACGACCATAAGTTGCAGCGGTACGCGCTTAACCGCATCACGGTGTGGAGGAGCAG GTCAGGCAACGAACTCCCTCTGGCAGTGGCTTCTACTGCTGACCTGATACGCTGTAAGCTCTTGGATGTAACTGGTGGCTTGGGCACTGATGAACTTAGACTGCTCTATGGCATGGCATTGGTCAG GTTTGTGAATCTTATCTCAGAGAGGAAGACAAAGTTTGCCAAGGTCCCCCTCAAGTGTCTGGCTCAAGAG GTAAATATTCCGGATTGGATTGTTGACCTTCGCCATGAGTTGACCCACAAGAAAATGCCCCATATAAATGACTGCCGCAGAG GCTGCTACTTTGTCCTGGATTGGCTCCAGAAGACCTATTGGTGCCGCCAACTGGAGAACAGCCTGAGAGAGACCTGGGAGTTGGAGGAGTTCAGGGAAGGGATAGAGGAAGAGGATCAAGAGGAAGATAAGAACATTGTTGTTGATGACATCACAGAACAGAAACCAGAGCCTCAGGATGATGGGAAAAGTACGGAGTCAGATGTAAAGGCCGATGGAGACAGCAAAGGCAGCGAAGAGGTGGATTCTCATTGCAAAAAGGCCCTGAGTCATAAAGAGCTATATG AAAGAGCCCGAGAACTGCTGGTATCATACGAAGAGGAGCAGTTTACG GTGCTGGAGAAATTTAGGTATTTACCTAAGGCCATTAAGGCGTGGAATAACCCGTCCCCACGTGTAGAATGTGTCCTGGCAGAGCTCAAGGGCGTTACATGCGAGAACAG GGAGGCTGTGCTGGATGCTTTTCTGGATGATGGCTTCCTTGTCCCCACATTTGAACAGTTGGCAGCTTTGCAGATAGAATATGAAG ATGGTCagactgaggtccagagaggggaaggtactgacccaaagtcacaca AAAACGTGGACTTGAATGACGTCCTGGTGCCAAAGCCGTTCTCTCAGTTCTGGCAGCCCCTGCTCAGGGGCCTGCACTCCCAGAACTTCACGCAGGCCCTATTGGAGAGGATGCTCTCTGAACTGCCAGCCTTGGGGATCAGCGGGATCCGGCCTACCTACATCCTCAGATGGACCGTTGAACTGATCGTGGCCAACACCAAGACTG gaCGGAATGCTCGCCGATTTTCTGCAGGCCAGTGGGAAGCAAGAAGGGGCTGGAGGCTGTTCAACTGCTCCGCCTCCCTTGACTGGCCCCGGATGGTTGAGTCCTGCTTGGGCTCACCTTGCTGGGCCAGCCCCCAACTCCTTCGGAT CATCTTCAAAGCCATGGGGCAGGGCCTGCCAGACGAGGAGCAGGAGAAGCTGCTGCGCATCTGTTCCATTTATACCCAGAGTGGAGAAAACAGCCTGGTGCAGGAGGGCTCTGAGGCCTCCCCCATTGGGAAGTCTCCATATACACTAGACAGCCTGTATTGGAGCGTCAAGCCAGCCAGCTCCAGCTTCGGGTCTGAAGCAAAGGCCCAGCAACAGGAGGAGCAGGGCAGTGTTAATGATGtcaaggaagaggagaaggaggagaaagaggtcTTGCCAGACCaggtagaggaggaggaagaaaatgatgaccaagaggaggaagaggaggatgaagatgatgaagatgatgaagaggaagacagaatggaggtggggcctttctCTACAGGGCAAGAGTCCCCCACTGCCGAGAATGCTAGGCTTCTGGCCCAGAAAAGAGGAGCTTTGCAGGGCTCTGCATGGCAGGTTAGCTCAG ACGTGCGATGGGACACATTTCCCCTAGGCCGAATGCCAGGTCAGACCGAGGACCCAGCAGAGCTCATGCTGGAGAATTATGACACCATGTATCTTTTGGACCAGCCTGTGCTAGAGCAGCGGCTGGAACCCTCAACATGCAAGACTGA CACCTTGGGCCTGAGCTGTGGTGTCGGCAGTGGCAActgcagcaacagcagcagcagcaacttcGAGGGCCTTCTCTGGAGCCAGGGGCAGCTGCATGGGCTCAAAACTGGCCTGCAGCTCTTCTGA
- the LAS1L gene encoding ribosomal biogenesis protein LAS1L isoform 2 (isoform 2 is encoded by transcript variant 2), which produces MSWESGAGPGLGSQGMDLVWSAWYGKCVKGKGSLPLSAHGIVVAWLSRAEWDQVTVYLFCDDHKLQRYALNRITVWRSRSGNELPLAVASTADLIRCKLLDVTGGLGTDELRLLYGMALVRFVNLISERKTKFAKVPLKCLAQEVNIPDWIVDLRHELTHKKMPHINDCRRGCYFVLDWLQKTYWCRQLENSLRETWELEEFREGIEEEDQEEDKNIVVDDITEQKPEPQDDGKSTESDVKADGDSKGSEEVDSHCKKALSHKELYERARELLVSYEEEQFTVLEKFRYLPKAIKAWNNPSPRVECVLAELKGVTCENREAVLDAFLDDGFLVPTFEQLAALQIEYEENVDLNDVLVPKPFSQFWQPLLRGLHSQNFTQALLERMLSELPALGISGIRPTYILRWTVELIVANTKTGRNARRFSAGQWEARRGWRLFNCSASLDWPRMVESCLGSPCWASPQLLRIIFKAMGQGLPDEEQEKLLRICSIYTQSGENSLVQEGSEASPIGKSPYTLDSLYWSVKPASSSFGSEAKAQQQEEQGSVNDVKEEEKEEKEVLPDQVEEEEENDDQEEEEEDEDDEDDEEEDRMEVGPFSTGQESPTAENARLLAQKRGALQGSAWQVSSEDVRWDTFPLGRMPGQTEDPAELMLENYDTMYLLDQPVLEQRLEPSTCKTDTLGLSCGVGSGNCSNSSSSNFEGLLWSQGQLHGLKTGLQLF; this is translated from the exons ATGTCGTGGGAATCCGGGGCCGGGCCAGGTCTAGGTTCCCAGGGGATGGATCTCGTGTGGAGTGCGTGGTACGGAAAGTGCGTTAAAGGGAAAGGGTCGTTGCCACTCTCGGCCCACGGCATCGTGGTCGCCTGGCTCAGCAGGGCCGAGTGGGACCAGGTGACGGTTTATCTGTTCTGTGACGACCATAAGTTGCAGCGGTACGCGCTTAACCGCATCACGGTGTGGAGGAGCAG GTCAGGCAACGAACTCCCTCTGGCAGTGGCTTCTACTGCTGACCTGATACGCTGTAAGCTCTTGGATGTAACTGGTGGCTTGGGCACTGATGAACTTAGACTGCTCTATGGCATGGCATTGGTCAG GTTTGTGAATCTTATCTCAGAGAGGAAGACAAAGTTTGCCAAGGTCCCCCTCAAGTGTCTGGCTCAAGAG GTAAATATTCCGGATTGGATTGTTGACCTTCGCCATGAGTTGACCCACAAGAAAATGCCCCATATAAATGACTGCCGCAGAG GCTGCTACTTTGTCCTGGATTGGCTCCAGAAGACCTATTGGTGCCGCCAACTGGAGAACAGCCTGAGAGAGACCTGGGAGTTGGAGGAGTTCAGGGAAGGGATAGAGGAAGAGGATCAAGAGGAAGATAAGAACATTGTTGTTGATGACATCACAGAACAGAAACCAGAGCCTCAGGATGATGGGAAAAGTACGGAGTCAGATGTAAAGGCCGATGGAGACAGCAAAGGCAGCGAAGAGGTGGATTCTCATTGCAAAAAGGCCCTGAGTCATAAAGAGCTATATG AAAGAGCCCGAGAACTGCTGGTATCATACGAAGAGGAGCAGTTTACG GTGCTGGAGAAATTTAGGTATTTACCTAAGGCCATTAAGGCGTGGAATAACCCGTCCCCACGTGTAGAATGTGTCCTGGCAGAGCTCAAGGGCGTTACATGCGAGAACAG GGAGGCTGTGCTGGATGCTTTTCTGGATGATGGCTTCCTTGTCCCCACATTTGAACAGTTGGCAGCTTTGCAGATAGAATATGAAG AAAACGTGGACTTGAATGACGTCCTGGTGCCAAAGCCGTTCTCTCAGTTCTGGCAGCCCCTGCTCAGGGGCCTGCACTCCCAGAACTTCACGCAGGCCCTATTGGAGAGGATGCTCTCTGAACTGCCAGCCTTGGGGATCAGCGGGATCCGGCCTACCTACATCCTCAGATGGACCGTTGAACTGATCGTGGCCAACACCAAGACTG gaCGGAATGCTCGCCGATTTTCTGCAGGCCAGTGGGAAGCAAGAAGGGGCTGGAGGCTGTTCAACTGCTCCGCCTCCCTTGACTGGCCCCGGATGGTTGAGTCCTGCTTGGGCTCACCTTGCTGGGCCAGCCCCCAACTCCTTCGGAT CATCTTCAAAGCCATGGGGCAGGGCCTGCCAGACGAGGAGCAGGAGAAGCTGCTGCGCATCTGTTCCATTTATACCCAGAGTGGAGAAAACAGCCTGGTGCAGGAGGGCTCTGAGGCCTCCCCCATTGGGAAGTCTCCATATACACTAGACAGCCTGTATTGGAGCGTCAAGCCAGCCAGCTCCAGCTTCGGGTCTGAAGCAAAGGCCCAGCAACAGGAGGAGCAGGGCAGTGTTAATGATGtcaaggaagaggagaaggaggagaaagaggtcTTGCCAGACCaggtagaggaggaggaagaaaatgatgaccaagaggaggaagaggaggatgaagatgatgaagatgatgaagaggaagacagaatggaggtggggcctttctCTACAGGGCAAGAGTCCCCCACTGCCGAGAATGCTAGGCTTCTGGCCCAGAAAAGAGGAGCTTTGCAGGGCTCTGCATGGCAGGTTAGCTCAG AAGACGTGCGATGGGACACATTTCCCCTAGGCCGAATGCCAGGTCAGACCGAGGACCCAGCAGAGCTCATGCTGGAGAATTATGACACCATGTATCTTTTGGACCAGCCTGTGCTAGAGCAGCGGCTGGAACCCTCAACATGCAAGACTGA CACCTTGGGCCTGAGCTGTGGTGTCGGCAGTGGCAActgcagcaacagcagcagcagcaacttcGAGGGCCTTCTCTGGAGCCAGGGGCAGCTGCATGGGCTCAAAACTGGCCTGCAGCTCTTCTGA